The sequence below is a genomic window from Synechococcus sp. PCC 7335.
CGAGCTGATCACTACGCTCAATCGCTACTGGGCGCTTTGCGAAATACCCTAACTGTTAGGCTAAGTAGCCTAATGAGTGACCTAGATAGATAGTTGAAGAGAAGCGAAATTCGTCTAAGACGTTTTGAATAAACCTTCAAACATCCTTTAAAGGTATCTTCTACTAGGCAAGTGTCTGTTTGAATAGTGGTAGGCCTTGTATAGCTGGTGCACTCTTGTAGCAATAGCTTCTTTTCCTAATTTGTTCAGACACTGAGCTATCAAACTGAGCTATCGATTAGTGCGGACCTAACATGTGTTTTGACCAGTCAGAATTTATTGTAAGTGCTTTGGGACAAGTAGGTATCCAGTAGACAGTAAGTCCTGATGACTTGCTTACTTTCGCTATGTCGCAAGGATTAGTGCTCCCAATCCAAATTTTTAGTTGAACAGCTGGCTGTTTAGACCGACTATGACTATTTAGTGATCGCCTGTTAATGAACTCCAGAGAAATACCTTTTTCACTCTATTGACACTAGCTGTCGGGCATTATACCAAGCTACGTTAGATCTATATCGTCAATCACTTTTTCTATTAAATCTATGACGTCAAATTATAGAAACAATAGAGTGGGAGATATAACTTAAACAATGTCTGATAGCCCTACCCAACCTATAAGCATTCTGGTCGTAGATGACGATGCGATCGACCGGATGGCATTGCATAGATCGCTTAGAGGCACTTCTTTAAACACGGTTGTTCAAGAGGCTACCAATGTGGAAGAGGCCCTTAAGACAGTCTTTGATTCCAGGTATGATTGCATATTTGTCGACTATCATCTGCCTGGACAAGATGGACTCGCTTTTGTTAGAAAGGTCCGGCAAGAGGGAATTGATACCCCTTTAGTTGTATTGACAGGCCAAGGAAGCGAGCAGACGGCGGTAGAACTGATGAAAGCAGGTGCGTCGGACTATCTACCTAAAAATAAACTGTCTCCGGAAACGCTTACTCGCATTGTCCTCAGTGCTTTACGGATGTATCAGGCTGAAATCCTTGTTAAGCAAACCAACCAACGGATATCAGAGAAAAATAGGCAGCTAGAGAGGATAAACCGAGAGCTAGAAAGAAAGCAACAGCAGATCTATCGTCAGAATCTTCAGCTGCAGGAAGTTTCTCGTCTGAAGTCTGAATTTCTAGCGACAATGTCACATGAGCTTAGAACACCACTTAACGCCATTATTGGCTTTTCCCAGATCTTATTAGGCGGCAAAAAAGGAGATATAAACGAAACACAAAGGGATATGTTAGGCCGAGTTCTTTCTAACGGCCGGCATTTGCTAGAGCTAATTAGCGATATCTTAGAACTCTCGAAAATAGAGGCAGGTAGACTTGAGCTTGAGCCATGCAAGATGGACCTTGTCAAACTGGTAGAAGAGACCGTGGAAGAGCTGCAATCGCTGATTACGCCCAAACAGCTTGATCTTAAAGTAGACATTACTCTAAATGATCCAATTATCACAAACGATCCCACTCGTGTACGGCAAGTCCTAATCAATCTACTTTCCAATGCTATCAAGTTCACTCAACATGGGTCGATCACCGTATCGATCAAGTCTTTGACAACAAAACATAGCTGTATGAACGGTGGAAGCGAAGAGATTTTGCTTTCAGTTTCTGATACTGGTTGTGGAATTAGTGATGTAGATCAACCGTATATATTTGAAGCGTTTCATCAAAGTGATCAGAGGACAAATCGACATCACGCAGGTACAGGCCTAGGGTTAGCCATCACCTATTCACTGGTAAAGATGATGTGTGGTGATATCACAGTAGAGAGCCAGGTAGATAAGGGCTCTACTTTTCGGGTGAGAATTCCCCACGAAGTTTGCGTCGAAACAGCCTCTGCCAATGCGCTAAATACGCTCAGCCGATAGAGGCTAATCAAGCTATTTAAACAGTAATTGATAATCGATAAACGCCTTTACCTTCCTAAGTTAATGCGAAGGAAATCTGAACTTAGATAGTAGTAAATACGAATTCATACAATGCTATCTGTAGGTTACGCCTTTGGTTAGACTACAGGTGCAGCAAGAGGGCGATAGAATCTTATCAAGAAAAAATAAAAGTGTGCTGATTATGACATGCTATTTAATATAATTTGAGCCTTTAAAGTTTGTGTTATCTCAACCGGTAAGAATTCTAGCTGTCGATGATGTTCCAGATAACCTATTTATCTTGGAATCTATTCTGGCTGATATAAATGAATACGACATTACCTGTGTAGAAGATGGCAAAACGGCGATTGAGAAGGTCGTAGCAAGTCCACCAGATCTAATTTTGTTGGATGTGATGATGCCAGGTATAGATGGCTATGAGGTCACTCGTCGAATTAGGGAAAACAAATCACTTCCATACATTCCAATATTGCTAGTGACGGCGCACGATCATTCTAGCCTGGCCGAAGGATTAGACTCTGGGGCAGATGATTTTATCCGTAAGCCCTTTGATATTGATGAGCTGATGGCTAGGGTACGATCGCTTATCCGTTTGAAGCATTCTTTGGACGAACAGTCCGAGATGATCCGCCAGAGAGATGATTTTGTCGCCCGGCTTACGCATGATCTACGCACGCCGCTGGTAGCTGCCAACAGAATGCTTAGCCTTTGTTTGGAAGATGCGTTTGGAACTCCGCCCGACTCGGTTAAGGAAGCGCTTTCTAGTATTATCACTAACAACGAGAATCTGTTGCAGATGACTAACACACTGCTTCAGGTCTATCGTCACGAGGCTGGTCACAAAAAACTGATTTGTTCTGCTTTTTCAGCTTATACCCTAGTTAATGAGGTGGTAAAAGAGCTGAAACCGCTTGCTGACGAAAAGGGTATTGATCTGAGTATAAAGGCGCTTTCAGTCGATGGTGAAGTCCAAGGTGAAAGCGCCTCTGACTCTTATTGGATTGAAGGTGATCGCATCGAGCTTAGGCGGCTACTGACTAATCTATTGGGCAACGCTATAAAGTTTACTGACTCTGGGTACGTAGCTGTTCAGCTTTCTATCAATCCGAAGGCTGAACACGTGCCGTCGGCTGAGGCAGTCGAAATTGCTATTAAGGACACCGGCCCTGGAATTGAAGAAGAAGCTCAGAAGAGAATTTTTGAGTGGTTTTATCAGGGAACTCATATGAAATCAGGTAGCGGACTTGGTCTCCACCTATCTAAGCGCATTGCTGAAATGCACAAAGGGACTCTCAAACTAGAATCCGAGGTCGGTCAAGGCAGCACTTTTACTCTCATGTTACCTACTGCTAGCTGTGCATAATCTAGATTTGACTTCAAACTCTTGCACTCTCTTGCACTGGAAAAATACTCACGTTTAAGGTGTCAGGCTGCTCGAGTCGTCACAAGAGGTATGTCTTCTGACTCTCCGAACAGATTCGAAAGATAGAGGCCTAAATAGGTTACATATCCTACAATTAAGGCTACAAGTGAAGTTACCTGGAGATACTTTATTA
It includes:
- a CDS encoding hybrid sensor histidine kinase/response regulator, producing MLSQPVRILAVDDVPDNLFILESILADINEYDITCVEDGKTAIEKVVASPPDLILLDVMMPGIDGYEVTRRIRENKSLPYIPILLVTAHDHSSLAEGLDSGADDFIRKPFDIDELMARVRSLIRLKHSLDEQSEMIRQRDDFVARLTHDLRTPLVAANRMLSLCLEDAFGTPPDSVKEALSSIITNNENLLQMTNTLLQVYRHEAGHKKLICSAFSAYTLVNEVVKELKPLADEKGIDLSIKALSVDGEVQGESASDSYWIEGDRIELRRLLTNLLGNAIKFTDSGYVAVQLSINPKAEHVPSAEAVEIAIKDTGPGIEEEAQKRIFEWFYQGTHMKSGSGLGLHLSKRIAEMHKGTLKLESEVGQGSTFTLMLPTASCA
- a CDS encoding hybrid sensor histidine kinase/response regulator; translated protein: MSDSPTQPISILVVDDDAIDRMALHRSLRGTSLNTVVQEATNVEEALKTVFDSRYDCIFVDYHLPGQDGLAFVRKVRQEGIDTPLVVLTGQGSEQTAVELMKAGASDYLPKNKLSPETLTRIVLSALRMYQAEILVKQTNQRISEKNRQLERINRELERKQQQIYRQNLQLQEVSRLKSEFLATMSHELRTPLNAIIGFSQILLGGKKGDINETQRDMLGRVLSNGRHLLELISDILELSKIEAGRLELEPCKMDLVKLVEETVEELQSLITPKQLDLKVDITLNDPIITNDPTRVRQVLINLLSNAIKFTQHGSITVSIKSLTTKHSCMNGGSEEILLSVSDTGCGISDVDQPYIFEAFHQSDQRTNRHHAGTGLGLAITYSLVKMMCGDITVESQVDKGSTFRVRIPHEVCVETASANALNTLSR